A part of Gossypium hirsutum isolate 1008001.06 chromosome A07, Gossypium_hirsutum_v2.1, whole genome shotgun sequence genomic DNA contains:
- the LOC107900486 gene encoding two-component response regulator ARR12 has translation MTMEEKMGGSNREDEAMDRFPVGMRVLAVDDDPICLKVLGTLLLKCQYQVTTTNQAISALKMLRENRNRYDLVISDVNMPDMDGFKLLELVGLEMDLPVIMLSAHSDTKLVMKGITHGACDYLLKPVRIEELKNIWQHVVRRKKPDSKDRVNALNQDKASGGIGEAVQTSTSCSDQKFNKKRKDQNEDEEDDGEDNEHENDDPSTQKKPRVVWSVELHRKFVAAVNHLGLDKAVPKKILDLMNVEGLTRENVASHLQKYRLYLKRLSSVATQQANMVAALGGKDPSYLRMGSLDGFGDFRTLTGSGRLSSASLSSYQPSGMFGRLNSSAALNLRGISSGVIQQGHPQTLSNSINGRGKIQPVGLPANQNQNGTLFQGIPTSIELNQLSQNKSANHFGELNPVNNPNVFGVATNFPDARMTVGSSSSSLSTPSGSPLLLQANTQQAQHSGAIGNQSSLGVASLNQESFDMGVHGFSNFVDNGRCHENWQNTVQLSSFPSNSLSTCEAFSHEQLHTNNLQESISWRSSHLSDNPIDLSASMANAGLEDSRGDMQCQISPSNNVIHNIDYAAKQQWGENSSFAGADSLVSGAPYVQHLEAGKLAFNTKLRSNEDFLFEQRKPQNEFSQNNFETLDIISSSMIKPEQYNETGMMEGELGYDAFPLGSCI, from the exons ATGACTATGGAGGAGAAAATGGGTGGTTCCAATCGTGAAGATGAAGCCATGGATCGGTTTCCAGTTGGTATGCGTGTTTTAGCCGTGGATGATGATCCTATTTGCCTCAAAGTTTTGGGTACTCTGCTTCTTAAATGCCAATATCAAG TTACTACAACAAATCAGGCAATTTCAGCCCTCAAAATGTTGAGGGAAAACAGAAACAGATATGATTTGGTTATCAGTGATGTTAACATGCCAGATATGGATGGGTTTAAGCTTCTTGAACTTGTTGGGCTTGAAATGGACCTACCTGTAATCA TGTTGTCAGCTCATAGTGATACCAAGCTTGTAATGAAGGGGATTACCCATGGTGCTTGTGACTACTTATTGAAGCCTGTTCGCATTGAGGAACTCAAAAACATATGGCAGCATGTGGTCAGGAGAAAGAAACCTGATTCTAAGGATCGAGTTAATGCTCTGAATCAAGATAAGGCTTCGGGAGGAATCGGAGAAGCTGTCCAAACATCAACAAGCTGTTCGGACCAAAAATTCAATAAGAAGCGAAAGGACCaaaatgaagatgaagaagatgatggtgAAGATAATGAACATGAGAATGATGACCCTTCAACCCAGAAGAAGCCTCGAGTTGTTTGGTCTGTTGAGCTACATAGGAAGTTCGTTGCAGCTGTCAATCATTTGGGCCTTGACA AGGCTGTTCCAAAGAAAATTCTTGACCTTATGAATGTTGAAGGGCTCACAAGGGAAAATGTAGCAAGCCATCTACAG AAATATAGGCTTTACCTGAAAAGACTCAGCAGTGTTGCAACCCAGCAAGCAAACATGGTTGCTGCATTAGGCGGTAAAGATCCCTCTTACTTGCGTATGGGTTCACTGGATGGCTTTGGAGATTTTCGTACATTGACTGGATCAGGAAGACTTTCAAGTGCTTCACTATCATCATATCAACCGAGTGGGATGTTTGGTAGACTGAACTCTTCAGCTGCTTTAAACCTACGTGGGATTTCTTCTGGTGTGATTCAACAGGGACATCCTCAAACCTTGAGCAATTCCATCAATGGTCGTGGGAAGATCCAGCCTGTTGGGTTGCCTGCAAACCAGAATCAAAATGGAACTTTGTTTCAAGGGATCCCAACATCAATAGAACTCAACCAACTATCGCAAAATAAGTCCGCTAACCACTTTGGAGAACTTAATCCTGTTAATAATCCAAATGTTTTTGGTGTTGCCACAAACTTCCCAGATGCTAGAATGACTGTTGGTAGCTCGAGCAGTTCTCTATCTACACCCTCAGGCAGCCCTTTATTGTTACAAGCAAACACACAACAGGCACAACATAGTGGTGCAATTGGAAACCAATCATCTCTTGGTGTGGCATCGTTAAATCAGGAATCGTTTGACATGGGTGTTCATGGtttttctaattttgttgatAATGGTAGATGCCACGAAAACTGGCAGAACACGGTTCAATTATCCAGTTTCCCGTCAAATTCGTTGTCGACATGTGAAGCTTTTAGTCACGAGCAGTTGCATACTAACAATTTGCAAGAAAGCATTTCTTGGAGGAGCTCTCACCTAAGTGATAACCCCATTGATCTTTCTGCTTCCATGGCAAATGCAGGCCTGGAGGACTCTAGAGGAGACATGCAGTGCCAAATTAGTCCAAGTAATAATGTCATTCACAATATAGATTATGCAGCAAAGCAACAGTGGGGAGAAAACAGTTCGTTTGCTGGTGCAGACTCCCTGGTTTCTGGTGCTCCTTATGTTCAGCACCTTGAGGCTGGGAAATTAGCTTTCAACACAAAACTGAGGTCCAATGAAGACTTCCTCTTCGAGCAGAGAAAGCCGCAAAATGAATTCAGTCAAAACAACTTTGAGACCTTGGACATTATATCAAGTTCCATGATCAAACCG GAGCAATATAACGAGACGGGGATGATGGAGGGGGAATTGGGATATGATGCATTCCCCCTCGGGTCATGTATATGA
- the LOC107899824 gene encoding uncharacterized protein, producing the protein MSRRSGTCLRLCLVTFAVISALAVCGPALYWGFKKTLKLGPSKSSCPPCICDCPPPLSLVNIAPGLTNLSIADCGSNDPDLKQEMEKQFLDLLTEELKLQETVAEEHSRHMNITFGEAKRVASQYQKEAEKCIAAIETCEEARERAEASLIRESKVTTVWEQRARQMGWEGE; encoded by the exons ATGTCGAGGCGATCAGGGACTTGCTTGAGGCTATGTCTAGTAACGTTTGCTGTAATTTCGGCATTGGCAGTATGTGGACCAGCTCTTTACTGGGGATTCAAAAAAACTCTCAAGTTGGGTCCTTCCAAATCCTCTTGTCCTCCTTGCATCTGTGATTGTCCTCCTCCTCTTTCCCTTGTCAACATTGCCCCTG GGTTGACCAATCTTTCAATCGCAG ATTGCGGAAGCAATGACCCTGATCTCAAGCAAGAGATGGAGAAGCAATTCCTGGACCTTCTAACAGAGGAGTTGAAGTTGCAAGAGACTGTCGCCGAAGAGCATTCCCGCCATATGAACATCACCTTTGGTGAAGCTAAAAGGGTGGCTTCCCAGTACCAGAAGGAGGCAGAAAAATGTATTGCAGCCATCGAAACATGCGAGGAAGCCAGAGAACGAGCCGAGGCCTCGCTAATCAGGGAGAGCAAAGTAACTACAGTGTGGGAGCAAAGAGCTCGACAAATGGGCTGGGAAGGGGAATAA
- the LOC107900485 gene encoding lysosomal Pro-X carboxypeptidase isoform X3: MLDIAPKFKALLVFIEHRFYGKSMPFGKDSYQSAKTLGYLNSQQALADFAVLITSLKQNVSSEASPVVVFGGSYGGMLAAWFRLKYPHIAIGALASSAPILQFDKLIPWSSFYDAVSQDFKDVSLNCYQVIKGSWAELEAMSTQKQALAELSKTFRTCKSLHSTASARDWLWTAFVYTAMVNYPTKADFMKPLPAYPVQKMCKIIDKIPSRATKLSRAFTAASLYYNYSRSENCFKIEHEVDGHGLHGWDWQTCTEMVMPMTCSKESMFPPSGFDYEEFAEQCRMKYGVSPRPHWITTEFGGERIQKVLKRFGSNIIFSNGMQDPWSRGGVLKNISSSIIALVTEKGAHHVDFRSATKKDPKWLIQLRKQEVEIIQKWLNEYYADL, from the exons ATGCTTGACATTGCTCCCAAGTTCAAAGCCCTCCTTGTCTTCATTGAA CATAGATTTTATGGGAAGTCGATGCCATTTGGGAAAGACTCGTACCAGTCAGCAAAGACCTTGGGGTACTTGAATTCTCAACAAGCCTTAGCTGATTTTGCAGTTCTCATAACCAGCTTGAAGCAGAATGTATCATCTGAAGCTTCCCCTGTTGTGGTTTTCGGTGGGTCTTATGGAGGAA TGCTGGCAGCATGGTTTAGACTTAAATACCCACATATAGCAATTGGTGCATTGGCTTCTTCAGCCCCTATATTACAGTTTGATAAGCTAATCCCATGGTCAAGCTTCTATGATGCTGTTTCCCAGGATTTCAAG GATGTAAGCTTGAATTGCTATCAAGTGATAAAGGGGAGCTGGGCAGAACTAGAGGCAATGTCAACTCAGAAACAAGCCTTGGCTGAACTAAGCAAAACTTTCAGAACCTGCAA GAGCCTTCATTCGACAGCTTCTGCTCGAGATTGGTTATGGACTGCTTTTGTTTATACAGCCATGGTCAATTATCCAACTAAAGCAGATTTCATGAAGCCATTACCTGCTTATCCTGTGCAGAAG ATGTGCAAGATAATCGATAAGATTCCATCAAGGGCGACGAAGCTTAGTCGCGCTTTCACAGCGGCAAGCTTGTATTACAACTATTCTCGTTCAGAAAATTGCTTTAAGATAGAACATGAAGTTGATGGTCATGGCCTTCATGGTTGGGATTGGCAG ACATGTACAGAGATGGTTATGCCGATGACTTGTTCTAAGGAGAGCATGTTTCCTCCATCTGGATTCGACTACGAAGAGTTTGCCGAACAATGCCGAATGAAATACGGTGTTTCACCACGACCGCACTGGATCACAACTGAATTTGGTGGTGAA AGAATTCAGAAAGTATTGAAGAGATTCGGCAGCAATATCATATTTTCCAATGGAATGCAGGATCCATGGAGCAGAGGAGG CGTGTTGAAAAACATATCATCTAGTATCATTGCTCTTGTCACGGAAAAAG GAGCTCACCATGTTGATTTCCGGTCAGCAACAAAAAAGGATCCAAAGTGGCTTATTCAACTGAGGAAACAAGAAGTTGAGATCATCCAAAAGTGGTTAAATGAGTACTATGCAGATCTTTGA
- the LOC107900485 gene encoding lysosomal Pro-X carboxypeptidase isoform X1 — MAPCLSFFFLFLCSFSAIPANSLPTFFPGAAYQSLIKQAKISKPKLPFKTHYFPQTLDHFTFQPKSSKLFYQKYLINSDYWRKGAPIFVYTGNEGNIEWFAANTGFMLDIAPKFKALLVFIEHRFYGKSMPFGKDSYQSAKTLGYLNSQQALADFAVLITSLKQNVSSEASPVVVFGGSYGGMLAAWFRLKYPHIAIGALASSAPILQFDKLIPWSSFYDAVSQDFKDVSLNCYQVIKGSWAELEAMSTQKQALAELSKTFRTCKSLHSTASARDWLWTAFVYTAMVNYPTKADFMKPLPAYPVQKMCKIIDKIPSRATKLSRAFTAASLYYNYSRSENCFKIEHEVDGHGLHGWDWQTCTEMVMPMTCSKESMFPPSGFDYEEFAEQCRMKYGVSPRPHWITTEFGGERIQKVLKRFGSNIIFSNGMQDPWSRGGVLKNISSSIIALVTEKGAHHVDFRSATKKDPKWLIQLRKQEVEIIQKWLNEYYADL, encoded by the exons ATGGCTCCTTGcctatctttcttctttttattccTCTGTTCTTTTTCTGCAATACCAGCCAATTCTTTGCCAACATTTTTCCCTGGAGCTGCCTATCAGTCTTTGATCAAACAAGCCAAGATTTCAAAACCAAAGCTTCCATTCAAGACTCACTACTTCCCTCAAACTTTGGACCACTTCACTTTCCAGCCCAAGAGCTCCAAATTGTTCTACCAAAAGTATCTAATCAACAGTGATTACTGGCGAAAAGGTGCTCCTATATTTGTCTATACTGGCAATGAAGGAAACATTGAGTGGTTTGCTGCTAATACAGGGTTCATGCTTGACATTGCTCCCAAGTTCAAAGCCCTCCTTGTCTTCATTGAA CATAGATTTTATGGGAAGTCGATGCCATTTGGGAAAGACTCGTACCAGTCAGCAAAGACCTTGGGGTACTTGAATTCTCAACAAGCCTTAGCTGATTTTGCAGTTCTCATAACCAGCTTGAAGCAGAATGTATCATCTGAAGCTTCCCCTGTTGTGGTTTTCGGTGGGTCTTATGGAGGAA TGCTGGCAGCATGGTTTAGACTTAAATACCCACATATAGCAATTGGTGCATTGGCTTCTTCAGCCCCTATATTACAGTTTGATAAGCTAATCCCATGGTCAAGCTTCTATGATGCTGTTTCCCAGGATTTCAAG GATGTAAGCTTGAATTGCTATCAAGTGATAAAGGGGAGCTGGGCAGAACTAGAGGCAATGTCAACTCAGAAACAAGCCTTGGCTGAACTAAGCAAAACTTTCAGAACCTGCAA GAGCCTTCATTCGACAGCTTCTGCTCGAGATTGGTTATGGACTGCTTTTGTTTATACAGCCATGGTCAATTATCCAACTAAAGCAGATTTCATGAAGCCATTACCTGCTTATCCTGTGCAGAAG ATGTGCAAGATAATCGATAAGATTCCATCAAGGGCGACGAAGCTTAGTCGCGCTTTCACAGCGGCAAGCTTGTATTACAACTATTCTCGTTCAGAAAATTGCTTTAAGATAGAACATGAAGTTGATGGTCATGGCCTTCATGGTTGGGATTGGCAG ACATGTACAGAGATGGTTATGCCGATGACTTGTTCTAAGGAGAGCATGTTTCCTCCATCTGGATTCGACTACGAAGAGTTTGCCGAACAATGCCGAATGAAATACGGTGTTTCACCACGACCGCACTGGATCACAACTGAATTTGGTGGTGAA AGAATTCAGAAAGTATTGAAGAGATTCGGCAGCAATATCATATTTTCCAATGGAATGCAGGATCCATGGAGCAGAGGAGG CGTGTTGAAAAACATATCATCTAGTATCATTGCTCTTGTCACGGAAAAAG GAGCTCACCATGTTGATTTCCGGTCAGCAACAAAAAAGGATCCAAAGTGGCTTATTCAACTGAGGAAACAAGAAGTTGAGATCATCCAAAAGTGGTTAAATGAGTACTATGCAGATCTTTGA
- the LOC107900485 gene encoding lysosomal Pro-X carboxypeptidase isoform X2, translated as MAPCLSFFFLFLCSFSAIPANSLPTFFPGAAYQSLIKQAKISKPKLPFKTHYFPQTLDHFTFQPKSSKLFYQKYLINSDYWRKGAPIFVYTGNEGNIEWFAANTGFMLDIAPKFKALLVFIEHRFYGKSMPFGKDSYQSAKTLGYLNSQQALADFAVLITSLKQNVSSEASPVVVFGGSYGGMLAAWFRLKYPHIAIGALASSAPILQFDKLIPWSSFYDAVSQDFKDVSLNCYQVIKGSWAELEAMSTQKQALAELSKTFRTCKSLHSTASARDWLWTAFVYTAMVNYPTKADFMKPLPAYPVQKMCKIIDKIPSRATKLSRAFTAASLYYNYSRSENCFKIEHEVDGHGLHGWDWQTCTEMVMPMTCSKESMFPPSGFDYEEFAEQCRMKYGVSPRPHWITTEFGGERIQKVLKRFGSNIIFSNGMQDPWSRGGIIALVTEKGAHHVDFRSATKKDPKWLIQLRKQEVEIIQKWLNEYYADL; from the exons ATGGCTCCTTGcctatctttcttctttttattccTCTGTTCTTTTTCTGCAATACCAGCCAATTCTTTGCCAACATTTTTCCCTGGAGCTGCCTATCAGTCTTTGATCAAACAAGCCAAGATTTCAAAACCAAAGCTTCCATTCAAGACTCACTACTTCCCTCAAACTTTGGACCACTTCACTTTCCAGCCCAAGAGCTCCAAATTGTTCTACCAAAAGTATCTAATCAACAGTGATTACTGGCGAAAAGGTGCTCCTATATTTGTCTATACTGGCAATGAAGGAAACATTGAGTGGTTTGCTGCTAATACAGGGTTCATGCTTGACATTGCTCCCAAGTTCAAAGCCCTCCTTGTCTTCATTGAA CATAGATTTTATGGGAAGTCGATGCCATTTGGGAAAGACTCGTACCAGTCAGCAAAGACCTTGGGGTACTTGAATTCTCAACAAGCCTTAGCTGATTTTGCAGTTCTCATAACCAGCTTGAAGCAGAATGTATCATCTGAAGCTTCCCCTGTTGTGGTTTTCGGTGGGTCTTATGGAGGAA TGCTGGCAGCATGGTTTAGACTTAAATACCCACATATAGCAATTGGTGCATTGGCTTCTTCAGCCCCTATATTACAGTTTGATAAGCTAATCCCATGGTCAAGCTTCTATGATGCTGTTTCCCAGGATTTCAAG GATGTAAGCTTGAATTGCTATCAAGTGATAAAGGGGAGCTGGGCAGAACTAGAGGCAATGTCAACTCAGAAACAAGCCTTGGCTGAACTAAGCAAAACTTTCAGAACCTGCAA GAGCCTTCATTCGACAGCTTCTGCTCGAGATTGGTTATGGACTGCTTTTGTTTATACAGCCATGGTCAATTATCCAACTAAAGCAGATTTCATGAAGCCATTACCTGCTTATCCTGTGCAGAAG ATGTGCAAGATAATCGATAAGATTCCATCAAGGGCGACGAAGCTTAGTCGCGCTTTCACAGCGGCAAGCTTGTATTACAACTATTCTCGTTCAGAAAATTGCTTTAAGATAGAACATGAAGTTGATGGTCATGGCCTTCATGGTTGGGATTGGCAG ACATGTACAGAGATGGTTATGCCGATGACTTGTTCTAAGGAGAGCATGTTTCCTCCATCTGGATTCGACTACGAAGAGTTTGCCGAACAATGCCGAATGAAATACGGTGTTTCACCACGACCGCACTGGATCACAACTGAATTTGGTGGTGAA AGAATTCAGAAAGTATTGAAGAGATTCGGCAGCAATATCATATTTTCCAATGGAATGCAGGATCCATGGAGCAGAGGAGG TATCATTGCTCTTGTCACGGAAAAAG GAGCTCACCATGTTGATTTCCGGTCAGCAACAAAAAAGGATCCAAAGTGGCTTATTCAACTGAGGAAACAAGAAGTTGAGATCATCCAAAAGTGGTTAAATGAGTACTATGCAGATCTTTGA
- the LOC107900484 gene encoding molybdate transporter 1, whose product MESQNPQTSENLDSNPTSPSPANLVHKVKSNLVFQSKWAELNGAMGDLGTYIPIVLALTLAKDLNLGTTLIFTGVYNMVTGVIYGVPMPVQPMKSIAAVAISDGLDFNIPEIMAAGICTGAILLVLGATGLMQLVYKLIPLSVVRGIQLSQGLAFAMTAVKYIRKVQDFSKSKSKEHRHWVGLDGLILAIVCACFIIVINGAGEERNERETGNVDDEERNMRSKRIKKTMANIPSAFIVFLLGVVLAFIRKPAVVKDIKFGPSPMEIVQFTSHAWKQGFIKGTIPQLPLSILNSVIAVCKLSSDLFPGKEFSATSVSITVGLMNLVGCWFGAMPCCHGAGGLAGQYKFGGRSGGCVAILGAAKMALGLVLGTSLVRILDWFPVGILGVLLLFAGLELAMTCRDMNSKGECFVMLICTAVSLVGSSAALGFVCGMVVHVLLKLRNYSSRDQSACTVFINGAP is encoded by the coding sequence ATGGAGTCTCAAAACCCCCAAACATCTGAAAACTTAGACAGCAACCCCACCTCTCCTTCACCGGCTAACTTAGTTCATAAAGTGAAAAGCAACTTAGTTTTTCAATCCAAATGGGCAGAACTGAATGGTGCCATGGGAGACTTAGGCACATATATTCCTATTGTATTGGCCTTGACACTTGCCAAGGACCTTAACTTAGGCACCACATTGATATTCACTGGTGTCTACAACATGGTCACCGGTGTCATATATGGTGTTCCAATGCCCGTCCAACCCATGAAGTCGATAGCAGCGGTAGCTATATCGGATGGTCTGGATTTTAATATCCCGGAAATAATGGCGGCCGGGATTTGTACCGGTGCAATCTTGTTGGTCTTGGGTGCTACAGGGTTGATGCAACTGGTGTACAAACTGATACCTCTATCTGTTGTTAGGGGAATTCAGTTGTCACAAGGCTTGGCATTTGCTATGACTGCCGTTAAGTACATTAGAAAGGTTCAGGATTTTTCGAAATCGAAATCTAAAGAGCATAGGCATTGGGTGGGATTGGATGGACTGATTTTGGCTATTGTGTGCGCTTGTTTCATAATTGTTATCAATGGTGCAGGTGAAGAAAGAAACGAAAGAGAGACTGGTAATGTTGATGATGAGGAAAGGAATATGAGAAGTAAGAGAATCAAGAAAACCATGGCTAATATTCCTTCAGCTTTTATCGTTTTCTTATTAGGCGTAGTTTTGGCTTTCATACGAAAGCCTGCCGTGGTGAAAGACATAAAATTTGGACCTTCTCCAATGGAGATCGTGCAATTCACTAGTCATGCATGGAAACAAGGATTCATCAAGGGAACCATTCCCCAACTGCCATTATCAATTCTGAACTCAGTGATCGCAGTCTGCAAGTTGTCATCAGATCTGTTTCCAGGAAAGGAATTCTCAGCTACTTCGGTTTCAATAACCGTGGGGCTAATGAACTTGGTGGGGTGCTGGTTTGGTGCCATGCCATGCTGCCATGGTGCAGGTGGGTTAGCCGGGCAGTACAAGTTTGGAGGCAGGAGTGGTGGGTGTGTAGCCATTCTAGGTGCAGCCAAGATGGCGCTGGGTTTGGTTTTAGGAACTTCTTTGGTAAGGATTTTGGACTGGTTTCCGGTTGGCATATTGGGTGTTCTACTATTATTTGCAGGGCTTGAGCTAGCAATGACCTGCAGGGATATGAATTCAAAGGGAGAATGTTTTGTAATGTTGATATGCACAGCTGTTTCGCTTGTAGGTTCAAGTGCAGCACTGGGATTTGTTTGTGGAATGGTGGTGCATGTGCTTCTCAAACTAAGGAATTACTCGAGCAGAGACCAATCAGCTTGTACGGTGTTCATCAATGGAGCTCCATAA